One window from the genome of Dyadobacter sp. CECT 9275 encodes:
- a CDS encoding GntP family permease, producing MIVLIVFLAIAFIILSSTVFKLHPLTGLLLAALGVGIAAGLPVDKLAETIGKGFGELMAKIGLMVILGCVIGAILDKSGAAVKVADVILKLFGAKRPTFAMAVIGAIVGIPVFCDSGFIILHKLNRIVAKRTGRSLGTIALALSGGLFATHTLVPPTPGPVSAAGNLGISDSMGIVIILGLIVSLPNLFLSAWFAGKYGSKITIQENGDNEHVDAVSLQLPPAWKAFMPILLPIVLITLASAGNILHFPAKLAEWLTFFGSPLISFLLAIFFSYSLFPEKPAEKMIACFKNGIEHCGTTLVLVGAGGAFGAVLKETELKHLVSNWLINNEMSGGYLLVIAFLIAAFFKTAQGSTTSAMVLTTSILAPLLVSMGFVSAIHTGLLVMAVGSGAMMVSHTNDAWYWVVSQFTGISPTDTYKSHTVLTGLQGLVSFAATMLLYALLA from the coding sequence ATGATCGTCCTTATTGTTTTCCTTGCCATTGCGTTTATAATTCTGAGTTCAACTGTATTTAAACTACATCCGCTGACGGGCCTGCTGCTGGCCGCGTTGGGTGTAGGCATTGCGGCAGGGTTACCGGTTGACAAACTCGCCGAAACAATCGGCAAAGGTTTTGGTGAACTGATGGCGAAAATAGGGCTGATGGTGATCCTGGGATGTGTAATAGGGGCCATTCTTGATAAATCCGGTGCGGCTGTCAAGGTAGCTGATGTGATCTTAAAACTGTTCGGAGCCAAACGGCCTACTTTTGCAATGGCTGTTATAGGTGCAATAGTCGGGATTCCGGTTTTTTGTGATTCGGGATTTATCATCCTTCACAAACTTAACAGAATCGTGGCCAAACGGACGGGCAGGTCTCTTGGGACGATCGCTTTGGCGCTTTCCGGAGGTCTTTTTGCAACTCATACGTTGGTGCCTCCCACACCCGGGCCGGTTTCTGCTGCGGGGAATTTGGGTATTTCAGATTCGATGGGGATCGTTATCATACTGGGCCTTATAGTATCCCTCCCGAATCTGTTTCTTTCTGCCTGGTTTGCCGGTAAGTATGGTAGCAAAATTACGATTCAGGAAAATGGTGATAATGAACATGTTGATGCTGTATCCCTGCAATTGCCTCCGGCCTGGAAGGCATTTATGCCTATACTGCTACCTATCGTTCTGATAACGCTGGCCTCAGCCGGGAACATACTCCATTTTCCGGCAAAGCTGGCGGAATGGCTCACTTTCTTTGGAAGTCCTCTCATATCGTTCCTGCTGGCCATATTTTTCAGCTATTCCCTGTTTCCGGAAAAGCCTGCCGAAAAAATGATAGCCTGTTTTAAAAATGGGATCGAACATTGTGGTACCACGCTGGTACTGGTGGGTGCGGGAGGTGCTTTCGGAGCGGTACTGAAGGAAACGGAATTAAAACATCTGGTAAGTAACTGGCTGATCAACAATGAAATGTCCGGAGGTTATTTGCTGGTAATCGCATTTCTGATCGCTGCTTTTTTTAAAACTGCACAAGGGTCAACTACCTCTGCCATGGTGCTTACGACGAGTATTCTGGCTCCGTTGCTGGTATCTATGGGGTTTGTTTCCGCTATCCATACGGGTCTTCTGGTAATGGCAGTGGGAAGTGGCGCCATGATGGTTTCACACACCAATGATGCATGGTATTGGGTAGTTTCGCAATTTACCGGAATTTCACCTACCGATACTTATAAAAGCCATACCGTCCTTACCGGCCTGCAGGGACTGGTAAGTTTTGCGGCTACCATGCTGCTGTATGCCCTGCTGGCCTAA
- a CDS encoding alpha/beta hydrolase family protein, with protein sequence MKTLYSSLFVAILSVTVVTAQKSELCQGAYFTEEQGKMFLANNTYHTKAEWTSRAEQIRAQLREGMGLQVLPPKPKSKPTIYGKMVMDGYTIEKVFFESMPGFYVTGNLYRPTKQQKSYAGILCPHGHGDNPQGRFREQTQKRCGTLARMGAVVFVWDMVGQGDSRQCEHSMAKGLKLQTINSIRALDFLESLPGVDPKRIAVTGESGGGTQTFILAALDNRVKVAVPCVMVSAHFFGGCVCESGLPIHKKGDYQTNNVQIASLTAPRPMLLISDGADWTKHTPDLEYPYIRGIYSLYGKAGNVENVHLPDEKHDYGPSKRKAMYPFLAKYIGLDLKAVTDDKGNIDESQVKVLDQKELEVFDKAHPRPANAVMGNEAVMSLL encoded by the coding sequence ATGAAGACGCTCTATTCCTCACTTTTTGTAGCAATACTCTCAGTTACCGTTGTAACAGCCCAGAAGTCGGAACTCTGCCAGGGTGCTTATTTTACCGAAGAGCAGGGTAAAATGTTTCTGGCAAATAATACTTATCATACCAAGGCGGAGTGGACCAGCAGGGCGGAGCAGATCAGAGCACAGCTCCGCGAGGGCATGGGGTTACAGGTATTGCCTCCCAAGCCGAAATCCAAACCAACCATTTATGGCAAAATGGTGATGGACGGATATACCATTGAAAAGGTTTTTTTTGAAAGCATGCCTGGCTTTTATGTTACCGGCAATCTTTACCGGCCGACCAAACAGCAAAAATCCTACGCAGGGATACTTTGTCCGCACGGGCACGGAGACAATCCTCAGGGACGTTTCAGGGAACAGACCCAGAAACGTTGCGGTACACTCGCGCGGATGGGGGCCGTGGTTTTTGTGTGGGATATGGTTGGCCAGGGCGACTCCCGGCAGTGTGAACATTCTATGGCAAAAGGATTGAAGCTCCAGACAATCAATTCCATCCGGGCGCTTGATTTTTTGGAATCTTTGCCCGGTGTGGATCCTAAACGCATCGCTGTTACAGGTGAGTCGGGAGGAGGTACCCAGACATTCATTCTGGCGGCTTTGGATAACCGCGTTAAAGTTGCTGTTCCCTGTGTAATGGTTTCTGCTCATTTCTTCGGCGGCTGTGTCTGCGAGAGCGGGCTTCCCATTCATAAAAAAGGTGATTACCAGACTAACAATGTGCAGATTGCGTCATTAACGGCACCTCGCCCCATGCTGCTGATATCTGACGGAGCCGACTGGACCAAGCATACGCCTGATCTGGAATATCCCTACATACGCGGTATCTATAGCCTTTATGGCAAAGCCGGAAATGTTGAAAATGTACATTTGCCAGATGAAAAGCATGATTATGGGCCGAGCAAAAGAAAGGCGATGTACCCATTCCTGGCCAAATACATTGGGTTGGACCTGAAGGCTGTAACGGATGATAAGGGTAATATAGATGAAAGCCAGGTAAAGGTACTGGATCAGAAGGAGCTGGAAGTTTTTGATAAGGCTCATCCCAGGCCAGCCAATGCAGTAATGGGTAACGAGGCGGTTATGAGCCTTTTGTAA
- a CDS encoding diacylglycerol/lipid kinase family protein yields MFSERKVLLVVNPISGGTDKDEIFEQAIEAAKNEEFDLRIYQTTGDRDADQICELVDHVKPERVIVAGGDGTISMVAQAIHGRGPVLGILPVGSANGLAVDFGLPTSIPDALKAALGENFVEIDAVSINGEISLHLSDVGLNALLVKNYEQGESRGKIGYAREMLKTLGEHHNFEVRITTPQEVIETDVMIVIIANARKYGTGVSINPVGNISDGFFELVIARKLDFIETAKVLTGNTDFNPEIMQIISVKKALIECLDRDMHFQIDGEYIGEIKSLEAEIVEKYIKIAVP; encoded by the coding sequence ATGTTTTCAGAACGAAAGGTTTTGTTAGTTGTGAACCCCATATCAGGAGGTACCGATAAGGACGAAATTTTTGAACAAGCGATTGAAGCTGCTAAAAATGAGGAGTTTGATTTGAGGATTTACCAGACAACAGGAGATAGGGACGCTGATCAGATTTGTGAATTGGTGGATCATGTCAAACCGGAAAGAGTAATAGTTGCCGGTGGAGACGGCACCATTTCCATGGTTGCCCAGGCCATTCATGGGAGGGGGCCGGTTTTGGGAATTCTTCCGGTAGGGTCTGCCAACGGGCTGGCGGTGGATTTCGGACTGCCAACCTCCATCCCAGATGCGCTTAAAGCCGCCTTAGGAGAGAATTTTGTGGAAATAGATGCGGTTTCTATCAATGGGGAAATCAGTCTGCACCTGAGTGATGTAGGATTAAATGCGCTTCTTGTGAAAAATTACGAGCAAGGTGAAAGTCGAGGCAAAATTGGCTATGCCAGGGAAATGCTGAAAACTTTAGGGGAACATCATAATTTTGAAGTACGCATTACAACTCCTCAGGAGGTGATTGAAACGGATGTGATGATCGTTATTATTGCGAATGCGAGGAAGTATGGTACGGGTGTAAGTATCAATCCGGTGGGCAATATTTCTGATGGTTTTTTTGAGCTCGTCATTGCCAGGAAACTCGATTTTATTGAAACTGCCAAAGTTCTTACGGGCAATACGGATTTCAATCCGGAAATTATGCAAATCATTTCCGTCAAAAAGGCACTGATCGAATGCCTTGACAGAGATATGCATTTTCAGATCGACGGCGAATACATTGGAGAAATCAAAAGCCTGGAGGCGGAGATCGTAGAGAAATATATCAAAATAGCCGTTCCCTGA
- a CDS encoding App1 family protein → MKRCDLKLYRGYANKKELVVFGHVVEKYPDGDHKYTRRGFRYARTIIQLFSLKTIPNVKVILHVGSLSFQTVTEYDGYFRFQVPFDIPLESGWHQYSVTVEAEIRGQPVTVTKEEEFFLPYRSSYGIISDIDDTFLISHSRKSFKKLFVLLSKNVQARKPFEDVVKHYQLLSFASQTHPHKDSNIFFYVSSSEWNLYDMIVRFAELNGLPKAVLKLKKIKSGIDDFMMTGSGSHDHKLRKIHNIIGFYPELQFILLGDDSQKDPDIYLEICRSFASSVRAVYIRQTRRRPKASTLLILAEMQEMGIEICYFKHSNNAVIHSLDKGFVFQAPEEN, encoded by the coding sequence ATGAAACGTTGCGATTTAAAACTTTACCGGGGTTATGCCAATAAAAAGGAATTGGTTGTGTTTGGTCATGTGGTTGAGAAATATCCTGATGGCGACCATAAGTATACCCGCCGAGGTTTTAGGTATGCCCGCACCATTATCCAGCTGTTCTCATTAAAAACCATACCAAATGTAAAGGTAATCCTTCATGTAGGCTCCCTTTCATTCCAAACGGTTACGGAATACGACGGTTATTTCCGTTTTCAGGTTCCCTTTGATATACCCCTGGAAAGCGGCTGGCATCAGTATTCGGTCACGGTGGAGGCCGAAATCAGGGGCCAGCCTGTCACAGTTACCAAAGAGGAGGAATTCTTTCTTCCCTACCGAAGCTCTTACGGTATCATCTCCGATATTGATGATACCTTTCTGATTTCTCACAGCCGCAAATCTTTCAAAAAACTGTTTGTACTGTTGTCTAAAAACGTACAGGCACGTAAGCCTTTTGAAGACGTGGTGAAACACTACCAGCTGTTATCCTTTGCCAGCCAGACACACCCGCATAAAGACAGCAATATCTTTTTTTATGTATCAAGCAGTGAATGGAATCTGTACGACATGATCGTCCGCTTCGCGGAGCTGAACGGTTTACCCAAAGCTGTTCTTAAACTAAAGAAAATCAAGTCCGGAATCGACGACTTCATGATGACCGGAAGCGGGTCTCATGACCACAAACTCCGCAAAATTCATAACATTATCGGGTTTTATCCTGAACTCCAGTTCATCCTGCTGGGTGATGATTCCCAGAAAGACCCGGATATCTATCTGGAAATTTGCCGTTCCTTTGCTTCCAGTGTAAGAGCGGTGTATATCAGGCAAACCAGAAGGCGCCCGAAGGCCAGCACACTGCTCATACTGGCCGAAATGCAGGAGATGGGGATTGAAATCTGTTATTTTAAACATAGTAACAATGCCGTTATCCATTCTTTGGATAAGGGATTCGTTTTTCAGGCACCGGAAGAAAATTAG
- a CDS encoding response regulator transcription factor, which yields MKKILIVEDDRRIAQNIMRGLISENFEAEVAYDGITGKQLALDKKFDLVLLDVNLPGMRGYEVCQQIRIYKPSIPIIMLTAYGEIEDKVEGLERGANDYIVKPFDFRELLARINAALRVSELMNPETASQILRIADLELDLATKQVSRGGRSIELTAKEFALLEYFMTHRGRVVSKMDLAEHVWHLNFDPGTNVVEVYINYLRKKVDKDFPVKLIHTRPGMGYIFKEE from the coding sequence ATGAAAAAAATACTTATTGTAGAAGACGACCGCCGGATTGCCCAGAATATTATGAGGGGCCTTATTTCAGAAAACTTCGAGGCCGAGGTCGCTTATGACGGTATTACAGGAAAACAACTGGCTTTGGACAAAAAATTTGATCTGGTACTGCTTGACGTCAATCTGCCTGGCATGCGGGGATATGAGGTGTGCCAGCAGATCAGGATTTATAAGCCCTCTATCCCCATCATTATGCTTACAGCCTATGGTGAGATAGAAGATAAAGTAGAAGGTCTGGAAAGAGGAGCTAATGACTACATCGTTAAACCTTTCGATTTCAGAGAGTTACTGGCACGCATCAATGCCGCGCTACGGGTATCCGAGCTAATGAACCCCGAAACGGCCAGCCAGATACTCCGCATAGCCGACTTGGAACTAGACCTGGCTACCAAACAGGTGAGCCGGGGAGGTAGGTCTATTGAGCTCACAGCCAAAGAGTTTGCCCTGCTTGAATATTTCATGACTCACCGGGGCAGGGTTGTTTCTAAAATGGATCTCGCAGAACACGTCTGGCATTTGAATTTCGACCCCGGCACCAATGTAGTGGAGGTTTATATCAATTACCTTCGTAAAAAGGTGGACAAGGATTTTCCCGTAAAACTGATCCACACCCGCCCGGGAATGGGGTATATTTTCAAGGAAGAATAA
- a CDS encoding HAMP domain-containing sensor histidine kinase — protein MKIKDRIAMQFTVLVATVLLLFSVAVYTISARFRQEEFFDRLKSKARTTCRLLVKVNGIDKNLLKVIDQNTLTEMLDEKVLVFNSENELLYSSVDDKLISYHAELLNEIREKKDIELVQGDSEVIGLLYTEGDEPLVVLASAYDKFGRSKQNNLVRTLAWGLGVGIGVTIVLGIYFAGNSLRPISHINQQVSRITAQNLSQQLDEGNRKDEIAQLAINFNTVLTRLNQAFEQQKSFVSHASHELRTPLAALKSEIQLGQRFTKSDPDLEEVFSNLFSDTEKLISITNNLLFLARSYENFGRMKFAQVRIEDVVFAAKEELISSHPEYRIDIDYETIPESENDTLIEGNEELLIRVFSNLMDNACKYSGDKSAKILMSSDSRHCVIKVIDRGIGISEADLTQIFNPFFRASHSSNMPGYGIGLSICERIVELHHGKMTVTSELNKGSEFRLEFDHV, from the coding sequence ATGAAAATAAAAGATCGTATCGCCATGCAGTTCACCGTACTGGTGGCTACCGTTTTGTTATTGTTTTCAGTTGCGGTTTACACGATTTCGGCCCGCTTCAGGCAGGAAGAGTTTTTCGACCGGCTCAAAAGCAAGGCACGCACCACCTGCAGGCTGCTGGTGAAAGTGAACGGCATCGACAAAAACCTGCTTAAGGTCATTGACCAGAATACGCTGACCGAAATGCTGGATGAAAAGGTTCTCGTCTTTAACTCAGAGAATGAACTGCTCTACTCCAGCGTCGACGACAAACTCATCAGTTATCACGCAGAATTACTGAATGAAATAAGAGAAAAAAAAGACATAGAGCTTGTACAGGGCGACAGCGAGGTGATAGGCCTGCTCTATACCGAAGGGGATGAACCGCTGGTAGTGCTGGCATCCGCTTATGACAAATTCGGCAGAAGCAAACAGAACAACCTGGTGCGTACGCTGGCCTGGGGGCTGGGGGTTGGCATAGGGGTTACCATTGTCCTGGGTATCTATTTTGCGGGCAATTCACTGCGCCCTATCAGCCATATCAATCAGCAGGTGTCACGCATTACAGCCCAAAACCTTTCCCAGCAATTAGACGAAGGTAACCGCAAAGACGAAATTGCACAGTTGGCCATCAATTTTAACACGGTGTTAACCAGGCTCAACCAGGCCTTTGAACAGCAGAAAAGCTTTGTTTCCCACGCCTCCCATGAGTTGCGGACGCCACTTGCGGCTTTAAAATCGGAAATCCAGTTGGGCCAGCGATTCACAAAATCAGACCCTGACCTGGAAGAGGTATTCTCCAACCTGTTCTCGGACACCGAGAAGCTGATCAGCATTACCAACAATCTGCTCTTCCTTGCACGCTCCTATGAGAATTTCGGCAGGATGAAATTTGCACAGGTACGCATTGAAGATGTGGTATTCGCCGCCAAAGAAGAGCTGATTTCCTCTCACCCCGAATACAGGATCGACATTGACTACGAAACCATTCCCGAAAGCGAAAATGATACCCTTATTGAAGGCAATGAGGAATTGCTGATCAGGGTATTTTCCAATCTGATGGACAACGCCTGCAAGTACTCCGGGGATAAATCAGCAAAAATCCTGATGAGTTCGGACAGCAGACATTGCGTCATTAAGGTGATTGACCGCGGAATTGGCATCAGCGAGGCTGATCTTACACAGATATTCAATCCGTTTTTCCGTGCTTCACACTCAAGCAACATGCCGGGATATGGCATAGGCCTATCCATCTGCGAACGTATTGTTGAGCTGCATCATGGCAAAATGACTGTTACCAGCGAGCTGAACAAGGGAAGCGAGTTCCGTCTGGAATTTGATCACGTTTGA
- a CDS encoding TolC family protein, whose product MRIYTVGFLVFIASCVQAQDTLRLSIQKADSLFLQNNLLLLAEKYQIEATKASEIQAKLWENPELSLELSAYNPSRGFLDVGNKGQKAVSLQQMISTAGKRNKRIALAAESSRMSEYEFYDLIRNLKFELRQIFFESYFLNQTINLLDSQIATLNITVNAFENEYNRNNISLKEVVRLKALLFQLTNNRADILFEIADNQRDIKNLLQVGSIIIPQVNQNDLRRYQLNNNTLASLEEKALASRADLKIAASATRQAELNHQLQKALAVPDLRLGAIYDQASNYVNNYVGVSASMDLPFFNKNQGNIKAAKSQISYYKTSETAKQKAVLNEVDAAVQKVQIAENAFKVVESRFTGQFEQLNKGIYDNFQKRNITLLEFIDFIETYNDSIREYNRLQADRIKVYEELNYLVGEELFN is encoded by the coding sequence ATGCGAATTTACACAGTCGGATTTCTGGTTTTCATTGCTTCCTGCGTGCAGGCACAGGACACGCTAAGGCTTTCCATTCAAAAAGCGGATAGCCTTTTTCTTCAGAACAACCTGTTACTGCTGGCCGAAAAGTATCAGATAGAAGCCACCAAAGCTTCTGAAATACAAGCCAAACTCTGGGAAAATCCTGAGCTGAGCCTCGAGCTAAGCGCATACAATCCATCCCGTGGTTTTCTGGATGTGGGAAATAAGGGACAAAAAGCCGTTTCTCTGCAGCAAATGATTTCTACCGCCGGAAAGAGAAACAAAAGAATAGCGCTCGCGGCGGAATCCAGCCGAATGAGTGAGTATGAATTTTATGACCTGATCAGAAACCTGAAGTTTGAATTGCGACAGATATTCTTTGAATCTTACTTCCTGAACCAGACGATCAACTTGCTTGACAGTCAGATCGCGACACTGAATATTACCGTCAACGCTTTTGAAAACGAATACAACCGTAACAATATTTCCCTCAAAGAGGTAGTCAGACTGAAAGCACTTCTTTTTCAGCTCACCAACAACCGTGCGGATATTCTCTTTGAGATAGCAGATAATCAGCGGGATATCAAAAATCTTTTGCAGGTCGGGAGTATCATTATCCCGCAGGTGAACCAGAACGACCTCCGGCGTTACCAGCTCAATAATAATACCCTCGCCTCTCTGGAAGAGAAGGCGCTTGCCAGCCGTGCTGATCTTAAAATAGCTGCCTCCGCCACCCGGCAGGCCGAACTCAATCACCAGTTGCAGAAAGCATTGGCCGTCCCTGATCTGCGGCTGGGTGCAATTTATGACCAAGCTAGTAACTATGTCAACAATTATGTCGGAGTCTCGGCATCAATGGATCTGCCATTTTTTAATAAAAATCAGGGAAATATCAAAGCAGCCAAAAGCCAGATCAGCTATTACAAAACTTCGGAAACGGCTAAGCAAAAAGCAGTTCTGAACGAAGTGGATGCTGCGGTTCAGAAAGTGCAAATCGCTGAAAATGCCTTTAAGGTCGTAGAAAGCCGCTTCACAGGACAGTTTGAGCAATTGAACAAAGGGATATACGACAATTTCCAGAAACGTAATATCACGCTCCTCGAATTTATCGACTTCATAGAAACCTATAACGACAGCATACGGGAATATAACCGGCTGCAAGCCGACCGGATCAAAGTCTATGAAGAACTTAACTATCTGGTTGGAGAAGAGCTATTTAACTAA
- a CDS encoding efflux RND transporter periplasmic adaptor subunit, whose amino-acid sequence MKNIPVQIVLLTVVSIWLVSCDKKKEVDEDEAKAFMLSDTMMNRITLDTVRTEAVRNELTLVGKVVPDENQVIKIYPLVGGNVEDVDVELGDNVRKGQKLATIRSGEVADFEREMIQAQSDLLIAQKNLTSTEDLFESKLVPERDVITARKMVDKAQAELDRVKEIFTIYGLGNSTKYTVRSPINGFVIDKNVNRGMQLRSDNSESLFTVGQIADVWVMANVNESDIPKVKLGMAAQVQTISFPDEIFTGKVDKIYNVLDPETRAMKIRIQLQNVGFRLKPEMHATVTLNFEESEQMQAIPSQAIIFDRSKNWVMVFHSRSKIETRPVEVYRSLSNRSYIRSGLKDGETVISKNQLLVYDALND is encoded by the coding sequence ATGAAAAATATCCCAGTTCAAATCGTTTTGCTCACGGTAGTCAGTATCTGGCTCGTTTCCTGCGATAAGAAAAAAGAGGTGGACGAAGATGAAGCCAAGGCATTTATGCTTTCGGATACGATGATGAACCGTATCACACTGGATACCGTAAGAACCGAAGCCGTGAGAAATGAACTTACACTGGTGGGAAAAGTGGTACCTGACGAAAACCAGGTGATCAAGATCTATCCCCTGGTAGGTGGAAATGTGGAAGATGTGGATGTGGAGCTGGGAGATAATGTGAGGAAAGGCCAGAAACTGGCCACGATAAGATCAGGAGAAGTGGCCGATTTTGAAAGGGAAATGATTCAGGCACAATCGGATCTGCTCATTGCACAAAAAAACCTGACGTCTACCGAGGACCTTTTTGAGAGCAAACTGGTTCCCGAACGCGACGTGATCACCGCACGTAAAATGGTGGACAAAGCCCAGGCCGAGCTGGACCGGGTAAAGGAGATTTTCACGATATACGGTCTGGGTAATTCAACAAAATACACGGTACGCTCTCCTATCAATGGTTTTGTGATTGATAAAAATGTTAACCGGGGGATGCAGCTCCGCTCAGACAATTCGGAAAGCTTGTTCACAGTGGGACAGATAGCCGACGTGTGGGTAATGGCCAACGTAAACGAGAGTGATATCCCCAAAGTAAAACTGGGGATGGCCGCGCAGGTGCAGACGATCAGCTTCCCGGACGAGATTTTTACTGGTAAGGTTGACAAAATCTATAACGTACTGGATCCCGAAACCCGGGCGATGAAAATCAGGATACAGTTGCAGAACGTTGGCTTCAGACTTAAACCCGAGATGCATGCCACGGTAACGCTCAATTTTGAAGAAAGCGAGCAGATGCAGGCCATACCTTCCCAGGCCATCATTTTTGACCGTAGTAAAAACTGGGTAATGGTGTTCCACAGCCGCTCCAAAATCGAAACCCGGCCGGTGGAAGTTTACCGTTCGCTATCTAACCGCTCGTATATCCGAAGTGGTTTGAAAGATGGTGAGACTGTTATTTCAAAAAACCAGCTGCTTGTTTACGATGCACTGAATGATTAA